The genomic segment GCTTGCTAAAGGTTTAAAAATGCCCTAAATGATCGATTCCTATCGCACACAAAAAGCATAAACAAGAGTCATACAACCACATGTGGAGACAAACCAATAGTAAAGCTACAAATAATATAATTCTACATTAGTGGTTcttaccagcagcagcagcagcagaggcggCACGGTCAGGAAATGTTTTAGTCCGCGCGGGAAAAAAGAGGACGTTTTCATTGGGTGACATCAGCACCTGTCAGGCGTTGCTAGGTTGGACTCGAGGCCCAATCAGCGGCCAGAGCCCCGCCCACGCCGCGCCGGCCTACGCAGTTCGATTCCGCCATTAGCGGTTTCTCTCTTCCATGTGACCTCAAAGTGAGTTAATGGAggtttatttgtatattatatCCTGGGATTAAAGTGATAATCTCGATTCTAAAACTTTTATTGGGTGGGAACCAACCTAATGGCAccgataaaaaataaaatcaagaaGAAAGTCATAATATTGCGAGAAGaaagtcgtaatattacaagaaaaaagtctaaataacacaataataaaGTAGTAATTTAATGACAGAGTCATAAGTAAtatttcaggaaaaataaaaaaaataccagcaaTTGTCCAAGTGATTTATATCTATGATTCGAAGGTTAAACATCCGACATGCTCcaaaattatcaaaaatgtaatcaattcGATTTATATCGGAGAGGTTATATTTATATCGAGAGGTTAGGCTAATTATCACATCAACATCTCTTTAAAATAGTTTCAACAAAACCTACATTATCTATTATTACCTTCACCAGAGATATGATAGTGGTCTGCATCAGTTTTGGCTTGGTGGACCTAAAAAAATCTGGCAAATCAGTGCCAATTTAGTAACCACGGTAGCAtttcacacaacatgacaacatgacagTTTACACATCCATCGACCTTTTGAGATGATTATTTTACTCGTAATTCgtcattttgtaaaaacaaaaaaaaaagcttacatgtcaaaatgtcaaatttaagtTCATTAATTCCAATGACAGCAGTATTACACAGTAATAGGCATTTCAGTCAGATTTAATCACATTCATCTGAGGTACAGCCTAAATACAGTATTTAGTATCTCAGATACTGCATCTTTGATCGTATGCATCCATAACATGATCTTTGCATAAGTGACGAGCCGATTGGAAAAGAATCACACGAAGCCTTTAGCATTTTTTCCAGTGAATTGAAAGTGGAATATGAGAAGATTCCAGCAAGACCAACAACCGCAAACTTTCCGTATGTGTACATTTTATGCTGTAACATTTGAATTGATTTAtacaaacatttgatttaaaaatgaccTATGAAAGCTCCTAAATCCTGGAAAGGACTGGAGCTTACGGTGATTGCAAAGATAAGACAATGCAGTATCGATCAATACAGTACAATGGAACAGAATTGATTCACACCAGCATTATTAATGAGGGAGGCTGGTCATGCAGAGCATGCCTGAGGTCAACAGCACACTACGGCGACAAGTAGCAGCCGGTAAGATCCCACATTATACCCATAACATTCAAcatcaatgtttaaaaaaaaatttttaaatgGGTCAAAGCCCTTGAGCCCAGAGTCCCGTTCATCGTTCCATCATTTCTTCTGGTTGTAGGTTTTGTAATTGCTGCAGGCCTTCTGCATGTCCGTCAAGAAACCTGGAACGCCGCtctgttgaataaaaacaacacagagagacagagagagagagtatctGTCAGTGAGCGTCATGAATACAACAAGTGCCAAGAAGACCCCGCCCAGGAAGGGGCAACGGGTGAGGAGCTGCTGACATCACCCGGCCGCACATCTGCTAACAATAACGCTGGAACACCGTGAAGCAGGCGGCGAGATGGAGCTCTCTCCCGAGGCCTGCGAGTGAACCCTTCAAACACCCCTCAGAGTTCTCTTTGTGTAGGGCGACTGTGAACACATGATGAGCTGGTGGGGGAAATGATCTCTGCACGATTTcaacaagtctgtgaaaatTACATTACACGTTTTTGGTCAAATTCAGCAATCTCTCTCAAAAATATCTTTCTGCAAAAATCCACACAATCATGCACACGTACAATCagtaaaatctaaaaatgtccATATTATGCTTTTCAGCTTTTCCATCTCCTTTATTGTGTCAAAGCTTTTTTCGTTAAAAGTTCTGCTCGGTTACAAGATGTAAACCTGCACGTTTCAGAACGAGGTTTTAAAAGAGGCGCGGCAGCAGTGAGACAAATAATGTGTGATTTGGAACATTGCAGCATGTACACAATGTTCTAGTAGAGCCcagaaatttaaataataaagaacCTGTGAATATGGGccgtttaaaacaaaatattcagCTCACGAGGTGTACTGTAATCCTCACACAGCGTtgattcaaaacacacaaatccccCTTGATGGAGAAATATCTCCAAATGAGGCCGGTTTATATAAACTAAACAGATTTCTTTCTAACAATAAATCATGGAAAATGTTACAGCACATATTTAATTGTGCctgtttatttgatttttttgcttCCATAACTTGAGAATAAAACAACTTACAGACATGAAACCTTGATTCAAACCAGTCATGTTAAGTTACACTTCGTTTATCCCAGTGAGGAAATTCTCTGCATGTGATCCAGCTGTAACTGCTCAGTGAGGCCAGTGACCCCCGGATCAGGTTAAAGAggatttgtctttattttctatgtatttgtattgttgtttttttatgaacttTATTGCAGTAAAGCTGAACAACCGTACACGTACTTACCTTAGCCGCCCAGTTCACCAGCCAGTTAGGAATCATCCCACCGGGGTTGTCGAAGTAGTTcatgaaaactaaaagaaaGAGCACACAAGTTCATTCATGACAGTCGAGCTACTGATTGTTTTCAACATCAACTTGattataatgttttttcatatataaaCGCCTCATGATGAATATCATAATGTTAGTTTTGTTTACTGCTCCGTCCTACCCAAACATTCAGaactgtttgacatttttgctgaaACGTCTGAGGAATTGTTCTGATTGACTAACAGAGCCGCGACTAGGCACTAGTCCCATTCcgaaggctccttcaaacgtGGCCGAGGAATGCGTCCTTTCATTCCCGAGCAACCAAGGAGCCAATCTACCCAAGGATTCAAGACTGTCCTCCACTAAAAAAATCCCCCCCGatgttcaagcagcttattatgaCTAATGTGGTCATAAAGAACGCTGGCTGTAGCGGTCGTTATGTACACGGCCTttagaggtcagcggtagacGTGGTAAGTCCCTGAAGTTTCTGTATTTCAACGgttttgcttatattctgtaaagtaattgtgctgattctctgccatgtcaccctaaccatcaccctgaccttaacaagctcatcaaccatgcgttggtcaagcaaataaaaccccacaatgctctgaggcgaaaagtatttgtggcgtacctcctgaTTTGGTCGTTTTACCACATTCAACATagtttgtcgtatgagttggaggacttgttgaagGATTCCCAGTCGCATCCTCCGAAGGATGCGGCCTCTGAATTTTGACACAACTGTAATATTACTTAAAATGTGTTACCCTTAGTTCCACCCGCTCCATCGCTCTCCAGCGCGAGGCTCTGCTTGTAGTTGTTGACCCGCAGCACGCCGCTCTTTTCTGCACACGGCGTCGCCGGAGAGCTTCTGGCCAGGATCACCCAGATGTTCCTACCGTCCACATCCagatctctcctctccctgatGTACACATACTGAGGTTTGGGCTGTTAGGGAAGATACAACCACCTCCTTTCAGCTCTAGACACCAGACACCTTGTCatgtgtaaatacatttttttaaaccaaaaggATACGTCTCTGTTGGACAAAGGAAACGGGTATTTGACTTCCCAGTAGATCGCTGAATGTCCATCAAAGTCCTTCTCGTAGAGctctgaatttttaaaaaaagacaaaagcatttAATAAAAATCTCAATGCCGCAGCACTTCAAATTACGTCACCAGCGCAAGATGGATTTTTTGTCTCCATTGTTGTTCAACGGGAGTAAGTGGAgatgtgtcgtccatctttatatacattctatGTTCTAAAACATTACCTTAACTTCAGTGTTCCTAAAAACTAGAGTTTCACACAGCGTCTACAAGAGAAGGGCCACAAGATGGAGGACGAGGGACCCAACATAGCCGATGTTGTACTTAAAGTACGTAGACAGATATCATATGGCGGAAAATTGGAGTGGATTCTAGGTCTCAGAAGAAATAAAATTCATGTCTAAAGGGGGAAGGCATCAAAGTAAGACTCCTGACTACAAGACTACCAAAAATATCATCCTACGATGGAGTCTACTTATACATGAGCTACGTCTGAAACTTTCACCAGTACATGTGATTCAACGCTGGACTTTGTTTCTAACAGACTAGGTCACGAGGTGACTACAGCCCTGCTCAGAACTTATAAATTACCATCCGTCCTAAGAGACCTGAACTCAAGTGGACAGATCCAAGGCCCAACTACGTtctcatcactgctgctacgtttactTCGGGCTGTCAACGCTACTCCGGAGTTCCTGGGCCGCCATGGACGGACAATGACGGAGACATTTGGAAAAGACGACGCAGTCGGTCACCCACACTTGCTTCCTGATTCCTGGTTCCTACTGGTCGCGACAAAACGTTttaaacacttactgtcagaAACAGTTTCCAACCTTGTCGTCcgctccaagaaaagaaatcctttatcttacttttcaccatcagCATTTCTTGTTCATAGCATTTTCTGTAACTACACAagtgaatggtcacgtgatattcGTCTTTAGGTGTGTTGTTTTGGACGGGGATTAAAACTGATAATGGAGCTAAAGCGCTCGTGTGGACGGAGATTGCTGCTGTTTTAAATACAAAGTAGTATAGATAGTAGTTCCAGTACAGATCACTCAGGACGGATGTTAATATCAGGTCTGGAAAGTGTCTACAGCGACTACAAACTAGCGCTACTGTAATCCATGTTACCTTGTTCCTGCAGGCTTCAATGTCAGACTGGAATGAGAAAAGCTTTGCCCAATGTCTAGAACATTATTCCAGCAGACAAGAAGTAGAAAAGGTTTTaacaaagaaatgcaacaaaCTGTGTGTCAATACCAGCAAGAGAAGAGAAATTAAACATGTGAAATAACAAAGATGATTTCTtaggcgggagagagagagatgagggaaagTTGATTTTTGTGGCAGGAACAATGACCTCGccttggtgttgttgtttttgtagtttaCCTTTCACATATCCATCCCAGTGTTTCCGATAGGTCAAGTCCATGTAGACCTCTGCACACAGCTCCGCGGTGCAGGAGGCGAGCACGCCAAAGACTTTGTACTCATAAAGTCCCGATTCCTGAAAACAGCACATGATAATTCTGTCTTCCAAATGAACGCCACAGAAGTTACGCAGCTAATCCCAAGCACGCGACTCTTGATTCCAGCATCTCTGCGttacacacactttctcaccCGGAGTGGCGAGGCGTGTTGGGCTTGACTCAGAAGATCAAATGACAGTTAACACCCTTCAATGCAATAAACAAACTGCACATCTAGTCACAGATTTTTGCAGATTCTGTAGCTGTTAACTGACAGTCAGAACAAACTCCATTCACAGAAACATCAATTTTAGTTTTTGCTTAGCTTGCCCCTACGAGTGGGCAGCCTTATCAATACATATGCTTTTGCATTTTTGCTAAATATCTCATCCGATGACCTGAACATAGTTGATTGTGTGCAAAATTGAATAACATTAATATTCTGATTGAAGGATACAATTTAGATCAAGATTGTTGGTAGTAAAATACCAGAGGTGTGTGATGAGCTTCATATGAAATATTAGGTTTTCAATAGGGAGGGACAATTTTTACACATAACCGAATAATGGAGGTGTCAGAATACACACCACgtgatatatttcattttacactttgtttttgccaatataatatctaataataatgaaaaaaaaaacattttaatgatattttgactatattttcctaagaaaaatgatttcaatttgcttgaaacttttttttatggggAGTTGTTAATATTCTTTGCCGATGTATAGAAAAAGTAAAGATGTTATATTACTCTTCCAtcattaaaaattaatttttaaatagCCTAAATTAATTGAGTTTCAAATCCAATATCGACCACTTAGGTGGCAGaaactccattttttttgcaaggTCCCATGAATTTAATAGATgtttatacattcattttttttccaagaaaatCCATGACGTGGTCTTGGCCCTTAGGCAATTTAAAGTTAAGACTCCTAATTAAATCCAATTTCAGATGCTTTGCGGCTTGCTGGTGTTTGCCGAATTCAACAGCGGGGTgtataatttcaaaaatattaacaGAATAGTTCGCACAACTGGTCAAACGCGAGGCAGAGTTAAATTTACAAGTTCCTACAtggagtttggttttgacagGTAAACGACAACCCGGAAAAACACACAGCTTCCGGGTATTTCCCCATCCTGTCCACTAGGGTACCGCTGCTGAGGTGTTGTCGTCAATAAATGAACACTATTCAAATGTGTCATAATTAAGGACGTTGCGGGTTTAACAGTCGTTCCATCGGTCGGCGGCTCCTCCGCGGCCCCGGTGTCCCGCGGCAACACAGCGGCAGGTAGAGCGGGCTGTCGGCGGGTTGTCCGCACCTTGTCGAGGAGGCGGTGGATCCGGACTCCCATGGTCTCGGTGAACAGCTCCCAGCCTCCGCCCAGCTGCGGCTCGTCCAGCTCCCGCCACGCGGCCTGGAACTCCTCATCCGTGAACCGCAGCGACATGACGGCTGCTCCACACGACGCGACAGCCCGCAGAGTCCGCTCCGCTCCGCCAGCAGCGGATCAAAAACACCGGGTCTTCCGGTCGCTCGCcggcttttcaaaataaaagagcggtcgatttgatttgatttatatttgtgcacTGCCACAGGAAGAACACGGTACCaagggtgaggtcgaattgtcaatttgtctgaggaagtttcctaaatcttgacgtgacctgTAAGTATTTAATCAGCaccatgatgagagctgttcagattctctaaatgcttaggaaaggagcttcaatgcttcctttcctatctcctatAGCagagggtacactggagcttcctttgtgagagtaaggagatacactcgccccacaattcattgcggcggcgatatttaacgtgatgcaccatgcacgaacgtaaacgattcattctgaagtagaagaagaagaagaagagtgtacaaccaattaCTTTGTGATATCTTGGCTGGTTGTGACCCAAGAACACGGAACCGACAACATGATAAGAGAGGTATGTCTAAAAATGGACATTTATGATGTGTTACAGTTTACCTGggatctcggaactcggaattacgacctccgagtcggaaattaCAAATGGAATGCTCCTTGGAGTTGGAATTCCAACTAGGGAAAAAATCGCCAAGCCGACTTCCGGGGTTCCAGTTCTGAGGTAAACTGGAAGGCAGCATTAGTCACCTGGTCTGTAAAATGAAGCCAAAGCGGGAAAGTGTCtgaaagcctgtattctctgtaatgaccagcagagggcgactccgttGGTTGTTCCTAAAGAAGTCTAAGAGAAAATAATTCTACTTcttggaaagaaaaatgtcacacGTCGAAAAgtcacccccttttttttttcaaattaaaaaaatatattattttgccTCTAAGGGCTGCCTTACCTGCTGCAGGCCACGGGTTAAATATTTTCTACACATAttgtgaaatgatgaatgaaacgCTAAGCTCCACCAGCTCCCCAAACATAAGAACAGTACTGGCAACGTAAACCtctaaataaatgcaaatgaacagaacaaaacaaaaagtcataTAAGCTCCGAGCGGAGTGCGATTTATTTTGTTAAGTGAGTGAAAACCGGAACTGGATGGATTTTGCTCGCACGCACAGCAGCTTCACGCGGTCCGGTCACAGATACTTGACGGAGCCGCTCGTGCGGATGACAGACCGACCGAGCCCCGGGACCTCGCTCATGAATGGGACTCGGacagttgctgttgttgttgttgttgttgttgttgttgttgtcgccttaaacgcagagaagaagaagcaacttttttttttttcatcagatgAATAAAGTGAGTTTCTATTCTCGAGACGAGTTTCCacggtgcagcagcagaggagcatGGACAGCTGCTCCGAGGTACAgtcactctctttttcttctttctgtgcaAAAGCTTACACCTAATGATCAATGtgcattatcatcattatcgttattattattattactatgatGCTGAAGCCAGGCTCATTGAATCAAGTGTAGTTCCTGTAGAGCAGATGGATTGTCTGTAAATTAAAGGGGATTTATTCttagaaataaaaacttaaagcttgtttagtttttcttgTTTACAGTAGGCGACAAACATTTAACCCTTGACCTCTGCACTAAACAGCCTCATTCTGGTcgttattaaaaaaagtttattaacAAGAGTTCATTTTCTGCTCTGGTTCTGATttgctttggcttcacatcaCACGCAGCCTTTTTATTGGCTCTTGGATCCAAAGACCAGTTAATTTCTTCAATCTGTCCCGatgcgtctttgtgtgtgtgtgtgtgtgtgtgtgtgtgtggattagtAGATTAGTCCAATTCTGTAATCTGCAACTattcagaatcagttttattggattaaaatagcATTCTGTGAtagaaaactgaaaatcttttttGATTTTGGACTTTTTGTTTGACAAAGCAAGATTTCGCTTTGGTGACTTTTCACAATTCTTCTAACATTTTATAGATTAAACGACTCATGGATGAGTTGAGAATATGATTGACAGAGTAATGCaataataagattttttttatttctttaatcatCCGATTTGGCCGATGATATCGTCCGATGTgagcttttcacagacacatcagtATCTGCGTTTATCTTtgctgttttgaaaagaaatcgcatttatgttaatattttacgtaaattaaattatgattattttttcttaattcatgttctatatatttataattattgGTGATACAGTTTtgggttaaactgtaaaatatcaagacatATGactttctttgtcataaggttTTGATAACAACGTCTGAGGAATCTATCGAATcgttatacagtatatatatatatttatatttatatatacatatattggtCGATGTATCGTAATCTGACATTGTTTACTCCCTGATATTTGTATTGGCATCAGTCGATAGAAACACACCTGGcgaagaaagggaaggaaagtCAGTCATCCTTGTGTTTCCAGTTAGTTTTATCAGAGAATCCGTTGTGAAGTGACAATTCACAGGAAAACAAGCTTGTTTATCAAAATGTGAATCTCAGCACCGTGAAACCGTTTCACAGTTTAAGTAACGTCAACACCCGAGATCACAGCTTGTCCCAGACGCTGCCTCACGCTGCGtcattgattgttttgttttttcttcagccctagtttttattttcagggttgtttttctttgtccatcTTCATAAAACGCTGTTGGACAATGTAAACATAATCGTTCTGCCCCCTGACAAAGTCAAAGTCGGATTTGTTTGTACCATTCTGAGAAACAGTGGAGCTTTTATTGAATTCATAATTCCGTTATATTAGATTAAATAAACTACAAATTAAAGTTGATTCAATTGACAACACTGTGTAATTTCAGGTCAAAGGAACAACATTTCACCACTTTGACAAGAGAAAAGTTGCTGCTCTCTGGAAAGAACAAGTGAAACCCGTACTTTCCTGTTCATCGCCACCGTCACAGCGTCTGAATCACAGCCTTCCACGCACCCGAcctgagagaggggaggggaggagcggtggatggggtagggggtttggggggggggggtgcagccGCAGCCGCTTGTGAAATTGCTGGTGATTTCGAAGCTCCTCGCATTTCACGGAGCAGTTTGTAATGTCATATCCTGCGTTCTCCAG from the Scophthalmus maximus strain ysfricsl-2021 chromosome 17, ASM2237912v1, whole genome shotgun sequence genome contains:
- the LOC118289490 gene encoding phosphatidylcholine transfer protein; the encoded protein is MSLRFTDEEFQAAWRELDEPQLGGGWELFTETMGVRIHRLLDKESGLYEYKVFGVLASCTAELCAEVYMDLTYRKHWDGYVKELYEKDFDGHSAIYWEVKYPFPLSNRDYVYIRERRDLDVDGRNIWVILARSSPATPCAEKSGVLRVNNYKQSLALESDGAGGTKVFMNYFDNPGGMIPNWLVNWAAKSGVPGFLTDMQKACSNYKTYNQKK